One genomic segment of Paenibacillus xylanexedens includes these proteins:
- a CDS encoding alpha/beta hydrolase, with amino-acid sequence MTKIETRIQSFDGTQLYFSKDTVESAKAVVVIVHGLAEHAGRYDYLTEKLNQRGFSVYRFDHRGHARSEGQRTFYKEFDHLIEDVHVIVEAALQESGDLPLFVIGHSMGGFATSSFGTKYPGKVKGIVLSGALTRYNTKVAGELPMDLPIGTYFPNELGSGVCSDPAVVSAYANDPLVEKQISVDLFNSLGNGIAWLKENPKQFTDPVLVLHGANDGLVSEKDSRDFYGDIASTDKTLKIYAHLMHEIFNEPTRDDVIEEAITWIEKRI; translated from the coding sequence ATGACTAAAATCGAGACAAGGATTCAATCCTTTGACGGTACACAGCTTTATTTCAGCAAGGATACAGTGGAAAGTGCAAAAGCCGTTGTCGTTATTGTACACGGACTAGCTGAGCATGCAGGACGCTACGATTATTTGACAGAGAAGCTGAATCAGCGTGGGTTTAGCGTGTATCGCTTCGATCATCGTGGTCATGCCAGATCCGAGGGACAGCGTACGTTTTATAAAGAATTTGATCATCTTATTGAAGATGTTCATGTCATTGTCGAGGCGGCATTGCAAGAGAGCGGCGATCTTCCGCTGTTTGTCATCGGACATAGTATGGGCGGTTTTGCAACCTCGTCCTTTGGAACGAAATATCCAGGCAAGGTCAAAGGCATCGTACTATCCGGAGCGCTCACTCGTTACAATACAAAAGTTGCTGGAGAACTGCCGATGGATCTTCCTATAGGCACGTATTTCCCTAATGAGCTGGGCAGTGGCGTATGTAGTGATCCCGCAGTTGTATCCGCTTACGCGAATGACCCACTGGTTGAAAAGCAGATCTCTGTAGATTTATTTAACAGTCTGGGAAATGGCATAGCATGGCTCAAGGAGAACCCCAAGCAGTTTACAGATCCCGTACTTGTTCTGCATGGGGCCAATGACGGGCTGGTCAGCGAAAAGGATTCCCGTGACTTTTACGGCGATATCGCTTCGACGGATAAAACACTCAAAATTTATGCTCATCTGATGCATGAGATCTTTAATGAACCGACTCGTGATGATGTTATTGAAGAAGCAATTACATGGATTGAAAAACGGATCTGA
- a CDS encoding MarR family winged helix-turn-helix transcriptional regulator gives MKLDWMGDHRELIEKIIKYGNAYSNTYKLQRSYGTDMMFSASQIQTLEYILEAEDKEEKMSEMAARLGVSRSTFSKNVKNLTEKGLLEKFHLSGNRKDIYVKPSEKGREVYAKYTEFVRELCFDEIFKYADQISEADKQNFVRIMDLFADVLVWYGEKEQEARKLIRIDSDLGRN, from the coding sequence ATGAAATTAGATTGGATGGGCGACCATCGGGAACTGATTGAGAAAATTATCAAATACGGTAATGCGTACTCAAACACTTATAAGCTGCAGCGAAGCTACGGTACGGACATGATGTTCTCGGCTTCACAGATTCAGACGCTGGAATACATTCTGGAAGCCGAGGACAAGGAAGAGAAGATGTCGGAAATGGCCGCACGCCTGGGCGTAAGCCGCAGTACATTTTCCAAGAACGTGAAGAATCTGACGGAAAAAGGGCTGCTCGAAAAATTTCATTTAAGCGGTAACCGCAAAGATATTTACGTCAAACCTTCGGAGAAAGGTCGCGAGGTATATGCGAAGTATACCGAATTTGTAAGGGAGCTTTGCTTTGATGAGATTTTCAAGTATGCAGATCAGATTTCAGAAGCGGATAAGCAGAACTTTGTTCGAATCATGGATCTGTTTGCCGATGTGCTCGTCTGGTATGGTGAAAAGGAACAGGAAGCACGTAAATTAATCAGAATTGATTCCGATTTGGGCAGAAACTAG
- a CDS encoding FAD-binding oxidoreductase: MKSSTKLTGRVIYKGDPGYEAARKNWDPHTDRFPKVFVFAQRTKDVSNAIRWARENNVPIRPRSGRHALEVNLSQVNGGIVIDVSDLNSIKLDKKNGTVVVGTGNRVGRIANTLAKQGFIAPFGDSPTVGIGGITLGGGIGPLQRTIGLISDNLLEVEMVDAKGKVIRANKNRNSDLFWASRGGGGGNFGVYTRYKFKVRRAPAKATVFKINWPWSQFEEVLKVWQRWAPSVDTRLGSELSIGPKKGGNVVMEGLFLGSKTEALRLLQPITSVGTPTSSIVRLLPYTEVVKFLLQPDPTETQRYSNQFSSGFGQKPFPDKAIKSMRAFLENLEEGPGGFYFLNWGGAVSRKSPRSTAFFWRKEKFYVEWTSTWLKPSHAAKNIALARNTRKKLQPYIVGSYINVPDQGIKNSGPVYYGANYARLRRVKAKYDPKNVFNNPQSITPARIV; this comes from the coding sequence GTGAAATCATCAACCAAGCTTACCGGACGGGTTATTTACAAAGGTGATCCAGGATATGAAGCGGCGCGTAAGAACTGGGACCCGCATACGGACAGATTTCCCAAAGTTTTTGTTTTTGCCCAACGGACGAAGGATGTATCCAACGCGATCCGATGGGCTCGTGAGAATAATGTTCCGATTCGTCCGCGGAGTGGCAGACACGCGCTGGAAGTGAATCTTTCCCAAGTGAATGGCGGTATCGTGATTGATGTGAGTGATCTGAATTCCATCAAACTTGATAAAAAAAATGGAACGGTTGTTGTGGGTACGGGTAACCGAGTAGGGAGAATTGCGAATACTCTTGCCAAGCAAGGATTCATAGCTCCTTTTGGTGACAGCCCTACTGTCGGGATCGGTGGAATTACATTAGGTGGGGGAATTGGGCCTCTCCAGCGTACCATCGGTCTTATCAGTGATAACCTGCTTGAGGTAGAGATGGTGGACGCCAAAGGAAAAGTGATTCGGGCCAATAAAAATCGTAATTCAGATCTCTTTTGGGCCTCGCGGGGAGGAGGCGGTGGTAACTTCGGAGTATACACTCGTTACAAATTCAAAGTGCGCCGTGCTCCAGCGAAGGCGACTGTATTTAAAATTAACTGGCCATGGTCTCAATTCGAAGAGGTACTTAAAGTATGGCAGAGGTGGGCTCCCTCAGTTGATACGAGATTGGGCAGCGAGTTGTCCATTGGACCGAAAAAGGGTGGCAATGTCGTCATGGAGGGGCTGTTCCTAGGGTCAAAAACAGAGGCACTCCGTCTATTGCAGCCGATTACGAGTGTTGGCACACCGACAAGTTCCATTGTTCGTTTGTTACCTTACACGGAAGTTGTGAAGTTCTTATTACAACCTGATCCGACCGAGACTCAACGGTATAGCAACCAGTTCTCGTCCGGTTTTGGACAGAAACCATTCCCTGACAAAGCCATCAAATCGATGCGCGCATTTTTGGAGAACTTGGAAGAGGGGCCAGGCGGATTCTATTTCCTCAACTGGGGCGGAGCAGTAAGTCGCAAATCACCTAGATCAACCGCCTTCTTCTGGCGTAAAGAGAAGTTCTATGTGGAATGGACCAGTACGTGGCTCAAACCATCCCATGCCGCCAAAAATATCGCACTCGCTCGTAATACTCGCAAGAAATTGCAACCATACATTGTGGGTTCCTATATCAACGTTCCAGACCAAGGGATCAAGAATTCCGGTCCAGTGTACTACGGAGCCAACTATGCCAGACTGCGGAGAGTCAAAGCCAAGTATGACCCAAAAAATGTGTTTAACAATCCGCAAAGCATTACTCCTGCTCGGATCGTGTAG
- a CDS encoding putative quinol monooxygenase, whose protein sequence is MIIIHAHLQVKPDQEQTFLAAAKELIAATRQEEGNISYDLAKSTEREQQYTMIELWKDEAATASHNTSAHFQAFVQQAAAFMAAPMNVEVFAGEQVKA, encoded by the coding sequence ATGATTATCATTCACGCTCATCTGCAAGTTAAACCGGACCAAGAGCAAACATTCCTCGCAGCTGCGAAAGAACTGATTGCTGCTACACGTCAAGAAGAAGGTAACATCAGCTACGATTTGGCAAAAAGCACAGAACGCGAACAACAATACACGATGATCGAGCTTTGGAAAGATGAAGCTGCTACAGCTTCCCACAACACCAGCGCGCATTTCCAAGCTTTTGTTCAACAAGCAGCAGCATTCATGGCCGCTCCAATGAACGTTGAAGTATTTGCTGGAGAACAAGTTAAAGCTTAA
- a CDS encoding nitroreductase family protein: MSTIQSKFQKTNDFNEITYGRRSVKLYDPEVKISREEMTEILSEASRAPSSINLQPWRFLVVDTAEGKKKLAPLARFNQNQVLTSSAVIGVFIDMNNVEYMDEIFGKAVELGYMPQDIKDMQLKTVMPYYEKMAASDLRDVNLIDAGLASMQLMLAARAHGYDTNPIGGYEKDQIAEAFGMDKERYQPVMLISFGKSAKEGHPSYRLPVETITTWA, translated from the coding sequence ATGAGTACAATTCAAAGCAAATTCCAAAAAACCAATGATTTTAACGAAATTACCTACGGTCGTCGTTCTGTTAAACTTTACGATCCTGAAGTGAAAATCAGCCGTGAAGAAATGACTGAAATTCTGTCAGAAGCTTCCCGTGCACCATCTTCGATCAATTTGCAGCCTTGGCGTTTTCTGGTTGTTGATACGGCTGAAGGTAAAAAAAAGCTTGCTCCACTTGCAAGATTTAATCAAAATCAAGTGTTGACTTCCTCCGCAGTCATTGGCGTATTCATTGACATGAACAACGTTGAATACATGGATGAGATTTTTGGTAAAGCTGTAGAACTTGGTTACATGCCACAAGACATTAAGGATATGCAGCTCAAAACCGTAATGCCTTATTACGAAAAGATGGCTGCTTCCGATCTTCGCGACGTTAACCTGATCGATGCTGGCCTTGCTTCCATGCAATTGATGCTTGCTGCACGTGCTCATGGTTATGACACCAACCCGATTGGTGGTTATGAGAAAGATCAAATCGCAGAAGCATTTGGCATGGACAAAGAGCGTTATCAACCGGTTATGTTGATCTCGTTCGGTAAATCGGCCAAAGAAGGTCACCCTTCTTACCGTCTGCCTGTAGAAACAATCACAACTTGGGCATAA
- a CDS encoding MarR family winged helix-turn-helix transcriptional regulator, whose amino-acid sequence MTRIVSKEEQIINLLNVLGNKISPKFERCTGISSSRFEILHELDQVDEINQSMLQKIINIDSAAITRHLKQLEADLMVTRRKNPDDNRVTFVRLTDHGRKQIEGYKAEKTNFINQILQDFSEDEVQSLADFLERMQNNF is encoded by the coding sequence ATGACACGTATTGTTTCCAAAGAAGAACAAATCATCAATCTGTTGAACGTGTTGGGTAACAAAATCAGTCCCAAGTTCGAACGCTGTACAGGTATCAGTTCCTCTCGCTTTGAAATTCTGCATGAGCTGGATCAGGTAGATGAGATTAACCAATCCATGTTGCAGAAAATCATTAACATTGATAGTGCTGCGATTACACGCCACTTGAAACAGCTTGAGGCAGACCTGATGGTTACAAGACGTAAGAACCCCGATGATAATCGGGTAACTTTTGTTCGTTTGACGGACCACGGTCGGAAGCAGATTGAAGGCTACAAAGCTGAGAAGACCAATTTTATCAACCAGATTTTACAGGATTTCAGTGAAGACGAAGTTCAGTCACTCGCCGATTTCCTGGAACGTATGCAAAACAATTTCTAA
- a CDS encoding AraC family transcriptional regulator — translation MEENDWIKQLEQLHFSAVHVCHYSSNPGAVQRRIWKRFAICRVIAGKGSLSMDNIVHTVTQDEWFLLTPGMHVEFQTDMEAPVRYQIILFSCVTLTRRKNAWHTEAFDLPVTGKLNVPSNTRDIQEMMDTLVSGKHSFTSLEKTRRKHLLHQLLIQLMMHVNEATPPVAGMDLALDYMTHQYREDIRIDQMARMAGLSVNHFIRTFKRQLNMTPIEYILKLRMAKAKQLLFSSDKIKEIAEQVGYKDEHYFSRVFKKNEGIAPTLYMKNKVNRIATLYYGLDDYVITLGLRPVSALSYGQRVARHVAIPALQAHSHQGLILDSFNQNYDDLRRVQPDLIITSDRLEPNDSLNRIAPTTMLEHTNHFGERLLYMADIMGRTEQAVQWIEQHAELSRVLRGRIQSRWGKQSAMFIRVTSHFYRMYGLNNQTGALLYDDLGFYLPRDFPEQQWAVESKVCDLQLYDADHVFVMVDPTEEACAQLRQLQQSSAWFALKAVQEGHVYNAGDIFFKTLGPTGRMWAMRYVAEQLGVTLR, via the coding sequence ATGGAGGAAAATGATTGGATCAAACAACTGGAGCAACTACATTTCTCTGCTGTCCACGTCTGCCATTACTCTAGCAATCCGGGGGCTGTTCAGCGTCGGATCTGGAAAAGGTTCGCCATTTGCAGGGTCATCGCGGGCAAGGGATCTTTGTCTATGGATAACATTGTACATACGGTAACTCAAGACGAGTGGTTTTTGTTGACGCCAGGAATGCATGTGGAGTTTCAGACGGATATGGAAGCACCTGTCCGATATCAGATCATTTTATTTTCCTGTGTTACACTTACCCGGCGTAAGAATGCTTGGCATACCGAGGCATTTGATCTCCCTGTGACGGGCAAGCTTAATGTTCCTTCCAATACACGTGATATTCAGGAGATGATGGATACCCTGGTGAGTGGAAAACACTCGTTTACGAGTCTGGAAAAGACGCGCAGGAAACATCTTTTGCATCAGTTGTTGATTCAGTTAATGATGCACGTGAATGAAGCAACACCCCCTGTAGCGGGGATGGATTTGGCACTTGATTATATGACGCATCAGTATAGGGAAGACATTCGAATTGATCAGATGGCCCGCATGGCAGGGCTCAGTGTGAATCATTTTATAAGAACATTCAAACGACAATTAAATATGACCCCGATTGAATATATCCTGAAACTACGTATGGCAAAGGCCAAGCAGCTGTTATTTTCTTCAGATAAAATCAAGGAAATTGCGGAGCAAGTGGGTTATAAGGACGAGCACTATTTCAGCAGAGTTTTCAAGAAAAACGAAGGAATCGCCCCAACGTTGTATATGAAAAATAAAGTGAATCGCATCGCCACCTTGTATTACGGGTTGGACGATTATGTGATAACGCTCGGTTTGAGGCCAGTATCCGCTTTATCCTATGGTCAGAGAGTGGCTCGTCATGTTGCCATACCTGCGCTTCAAGCACACAGTCATCAGGGACTTATTCTGGATAGCTTCAATCAGAACTATGATGATTTGAGGCGAGTCCAACCGGACCTGATCATTACAAGTGATCGTTTGGAGCCAAATGACTCCCTGAACCGTATCGCGCCTACCACCATGCTAGAGCACACCAACCATTTTGGGGAGAGGCTTCTGTATATGGCGGACATTATGGGCCGCACCGAACAGGCTGTACAGTGGATAGAACAACATGCTGAACTGAGCCGGGTTCTTCGAGGGCGGATTCAATCGAGGTGGGGGAAACAGAGTGCCATGTTCATCCGGGTGACTTCCCATTTCTACCGAATGTATGGATTGAACAATCAGACAGGGGCCCTATTGTATGATGATCTGGGATTTTATTTGCCTCGTGATTTTCCGGAACAACAGTGGGCTGTAGAGAGTAAAGTTTGCGATTTGCAGTTATACGACGCGGATCATGTGTTTGTAATGGTCGATCCCACAGAAGAGGCATGTGCTCAACTGAGGCAATTACAGCAATCCAGTGCATGGTTTGCATTAAAGGCTGTTCAAGAAGGCCATGTATATAATGCAGGAGATATTTTTTTCAAAACGCTGGGTCCCACCGGACGCATGTGGGCCATGCGATATGTTGCAGAGCAACTTGGGGTTACCTTACGGTGA
- a CDS encoding ABC transporter substrate-binding protein: MVRQRATTMILLALLVLVLTACSKASEVTEATPPQQDTPVEESGTQTIEHLKGTAVVPQKIERMVVLSAAYIDHMLTIGEKPAGVNVEVRYEGDYLPYLADQLTGVPTVGSADSPNLEAILQIDPDVIVIESRTAESTYEQLEKIAPTIVLGTEWLDYADDSTYWTQDLLTIAGMYNKVDLAKEKIAEVEQQAKQLKAKIEQLDQKKLAYLRVREKTLQIYAAKGHPTNTLLYHDLGFVPTAVTPAEQREDLSMEKIADVDADFVVLEIDPNADEYLNNINASSLWKGVPAVGADQVYTTDSFWLFKGWGAIGRSEIINEIEDMINR, encoded by the coding sequence ATGGTAAGACAGAGAGCAACAACGATGATACTGTTGGCCCTGCTTGTGCTCGTTCTGACGGCATGTAGCAAGGCATCAGAAGTAACAGAAGCAACGCCTCCGCAACAGGATACACCTGTGGAAGAGAGTGGTACACAAACGATTGAGCATCTTAAAGGAACAGCGGTTGTACCGCAAAAAATAGAGCGTATGGTGGTATTATCTGCTGCTTACATCGATCACATGCTAACGATTGGTGAGAAACCAGCAGGCGTTAATGTAGAAGTTCGTTACGAAGGAGATTATTTGCCTTACCTTGCAGATCAGCTTACCGGCGTTCCAACGGTAGGGTCGGCAGACAGTCCTAACCTGGAGGCTATCCTTCAGATTGATCCGGATGTCATCGTTATTGAGAGTCGAACTGCGGAGAGTACGTATGAACAGTTGGAGAAAATCGCTCCAACGATTGTACTTGGTACCGAATGGCTGGATTATGCTGATGATTCAACATATTGGACACAGGATCTGTTGACCATTGCCGGGATGTACAACAAAGTGGATCTGGCAAAAGAAAAGATAGCCGAGGTAGAGCAGCAGGCGAAGCAACTAAAAGCGAAGATCGAACAACTGGATCAAAAAAAGTTGGCTTATCTGCGTGTAAGAGAGAAGACCTTGCAAATATACGCGGCAAAAGGACATCCAACCAACACACTTTTGTATCATGATCTTGGATTTGTGCCAACGGCTGTAACACCTGCCGAACAACGTGAGGACCTGTCCATGGAGAAGATTGCAGATGTGGATGCTGATTTTGTAGTTCTGGAGATTGACCCCAATGCCGATGAGTATTTAAACAACATCAATGCAAGCTCACTCTGGAAGGGAGTACCGGCTGTTGGCGCAGATCAGGTCTATACGACAGACTCGTTCTGGTTGTTTAAGGGCTGGGGAGCGATTGGGCGAAGCGAGATTATCAACGAAATTGAAGACATGATTAATAGATGA
- a CDS encoding TetR/AcrR family transcriptional regulator → MAKDTAASVNRRNDIISAAIDVFAEIGYYRATTAQVAERAQISQPYIFRFFKTKEALLLTAIEVSWTRVIDSFRIVVETAPPDQLENDLIEAYDKILESHKSEILLQMQAQTIREEVIRQAMQKGISDVRSMVLEAFTVAGIAEPLKRTMIFLAIGMLCNVSNALDMPELKER, encoded by the coding sequence ATGGCAAAGGATACAGCAGCGTCGGTTAACCGGCGAAATGATATTATCTCTGCAGCAATTGACGTCTTCGCGGAAATTGGGTATTATCGTGCGACTACAGCCCAGGTGGCTGAACGGGCACAGATCTCACAGCCGTATATATTTCGTTTTTTCAAAACAAAAGAAGCTTTATTATTAACTGCAATTGAGGTCTCATGGACACGGGTGATTGATTCGTTTCGAATTGTGGTGGAGACGGCGCCACCAGATCAGTTGGAGAATGATCTCATTGAAGCCTATGATAAGATTCTGGAATCGCACAAGAGCGAAATATTGCTTCAGATGCAGGCGCAAACGATCCGGGAGGAAGTCATTCGTCAGGCCATGCAAAAAGGCATTAGTGATGTACGAAGCATGGTACTGGAAGCTTTCACCGTTGCAGGAATTGCTGAACCGCTGAAAAGAACCATGATTTTTCTGGCAATCGGGATGTTGTGTAATGTATCTAATGCGCTCGATATGCCGGAGCTGAAGGAACGATAG
- a CDS encoding NAD-dependent epimerase/dehydratase family protein, which produces MNRAIVIGATGGTGAAITEELIRRGIFTIAFGRSRQKLEQLAVKLGSPDHLQIAVGDAFRSDDIIVASQEADVLFHCANVPYNEMESRLIPLGESVMVAAEHLGLKVVVIDGIYPYGRRQMNEVTEEHPKQPHTRKGKTRLAYEQMLFSTRWSRAQVMIVRLPDYYGPSANQASYLGSTLEAIAKGKMAFFIGNMKTPREYIYLPDAAVMVVELASREMTYGQNWNIPGSGIISGHDIVRLAQKAAGRNKPVMALGRMGLSLIGLGVPVMKEIVEMLYLTEEPLILSRQKYEERIGPVVATSFEEGIALTIKELELQGE; this is translated from the coding sequence ATGAATAGAGCTATTGTGATTGGAGCGACAGGTGGAACAGGTGCAGCAATTACGGAGGAATTGATTAGACGGGGTATTTTTACGATTGCATTTGGGCGCTCACGTCAAAAACTGGAGCAACTTGCGGTAAAGTTGGGATCTCCAGATCACCTGCAAATCGCAGTGGGAGATGCATTTCGGTCGGATGATATTATCGTTGCTTCCCAGGAAGCGGATGTCCTGTTTCATTGTGCGAACGTCCCGTATAACGAGATGGAGAGTAGGCTTATTCCGCTTGGCGAATCCGTGATGGTGGCGGCAGAACACTTGGGTCTGAAAGTGGTGGTAATAGATGGAATCTACCCCTATGGCAGAAGACAAATGAACGAGGTAACAGAAGAACATCCGAAGCAGCCACATACCCGCAAAGGCAAGACACGACTTGCCTATGAACAGATGTTATTCAGCACAAGATGGAGCAGAGCTCAGGTGATGATCGTTCGTTTGCCAGATTATTATGGCCCATCGGCCAATCAGGCTTCCTATTTGGGTTCAACGCTTGAAGCGATAGCAAAAGGCAAGATGGCTTTTTTTATAGGGAATATGAAGACACCGAGAGAGTATATTTATTTACCGGATGCTGCGGTCATGGTGGTGGAGCTGGCAAGCAGAGAGATGACGTATGGACAGAATTGGAACATTCCTGGATCGGGGATCATCTCGGGTCATGACATCGTGCGATTGGCACAGAAGGCTGCGGGAAGAAACAAACCTGTGATGGCGTTAGGAAGAATGGGATTGTCGTTGATTGGACTAGGTGTACCCGTTATGAAAGAAATTGTAGAAATGTTATATCTGACCGAGGAACCCCTGATCTTGAGTAGACAGAAGTATGAGGAACGGATTGGCCCGGTTGTGGCAACATCTTTTGAAGAAGGAATTGCGTTGACGATTAAGGAGTTGGAGTTGCAGGGGGAGTAG